Proteins encoded together in one Mycobacterium noviomagense window:
- a CDS encoding prepilin peptidase has product MRIALAGVMLAWLLVLSGYDIRQRRLPNVLTLPGAGIILIAAVVAGFGMAAVAGAVALTTVYLLMHLAAPTAMGAGDVKLAIGLGALTGCFGVDVWFLAAFGAPLLTAACGIVVKAATGASAVPHGPSMCAASAGAVALALM; this is encoded by the coding sequence ATGCGGATCGCGCTCGCCGGGGTGATGCTGGCGTGGCTGTTAGTGCTCAGCGGTTATGACATCCGGCAGCGCAGACTGCCTAACGTGCTGACGCTGCCCGGCGCGGGGATCATCCTGATTGCTGCGGTCGTTGCCGGGTTCGGCATGGCGGCGGTGGCCGGCGCCGTAGCGCTGACGACGGTGTATCTGCTGATGCATCTGGCAGCGCCGACGGCGATGGGCGCCGGCGACGTCAAGCTGGCGATCGGCCTGGGCGCGCTGACCGGATGCTTCGGTGTCGACGTGTGGTTCCTGGCGGCATTCGGCGCGCCGCTGCTCACCGCCGCGTGCGGCATCGTCGTGAAAGCGGCTACGGGCGCCTCCGCCGTGCCGCATGGCCCGTCAATGTGCGCGGCCAGCGCAGGCGCCGTCGCGCTGGCTCTGATGTGA